A window of the Dyadobacter pollutisoli genome harbors these coding sequences:
- a CDS encoding ABC transporter ATP-binding protein, translated as MDQPIIETNHLNFSFKPGENILADVNLSAPKGSIYGFLGPNGAGKTTTLRLILGLLREENAHIKLFGNELRDDRIGMLKKIGSLIEQPSLYMHLTGRENLEVFRLSYGCPKERINEVLAIVGLSDAAGKKAKAYSLGMKQRLAIAIALLHNPELLILDEPTNGLDPTGIIEIRDLIRKLNQQEGKTILISSHLLAEVEKIATHVGIIDHGKLLFQGTLNALQVLKTIHTCAEVKVDDTARALDLLKHENAATLEADDTIRFGYISEMQVATINEMLVRAGIRVYRIGVMKNDLEDLFLQILSEKQL; from the coding sequence ATGGACCAGCCGATCATTGAAACCAACCATCTGAATTTCAGCTTTAAACCGGGGGAGAACATTCTGGCAGACGTAAACCTGAGCGCTCCCAAAGGAAGCATTTACGGATTTCTCGGCCCGAATGGCGCAGGAAAAACCACCACGCTCAGGCTCATCCTCGGCCTGCTACGCGAGGAAAACGCCCACATTAAATTATTCGGCAACGAACTCCGCGACGACCGCATTGGCATGCTTAAAAAAATCGGGTCGCTGATTGAACAGCCTTCCCTTTATATGCATCTGACGGGCCGGGAGAACTTGGAAGTATTTCGGCTTTCATACGGTTGTCCGAAAGAACGGATCAATGAAGTGCTGGCGATCGTAGGCCTGTCCGACGCGGCGGGTAAAAAAGCCAAGGCCTACTCACTCGGAATGAAACAGCGGCTCGCCATTGCAATCGCATTGCTGCATAATCCCGAACTGCTTATCCTGGACGAACCTACCAATGGGCTGGACCCGACGGGCATTATAGAGATCAGGGACTTGATCCGAAAACTAAACCAGCAGGAAGGAAAAACGATTCTCATATCCAGCCATTTGCTCGCAGAAGTTGAAAAGATCGCCACGCATGTAGGGATCATCGATCATGGTAAGCTGCTTTTTCAAGGCACATTAAATGCATTGCAGGTACTCAAAACGATCCACACCTGCGCCGAAGTGAAAGTCGATGATACGGCGCGGGCTCTTGACCTTTTGAAACACGAAAATGCTGCGACTCTCGAAGCCGACGACACGATCCGGTTTGGCTATATCAGCGAAATGCAGGTCGCGACCATCAATGAAATGCTGGTGCGCGCAGGCATCCGGGTATACCGCATTGGTGTGATGAAAAATGACCTGGAAGACCTCTTTTTACAAATCCTTTCTGAAAAACAGCTATGA
- a CDS encoding ABC transporter permease, with protein MKTSFISNTRAEFLKSKRSFAYWLTLGAAIFIPAINFLILTQRPDMMLPKFQADGWVTFFRFCWKNVAAVILPMYIILISNLLVQIEYRNNTWKQVYTTPRSFADIFFSKYVVIQALIILYILVFDVFVILSGLAVNLANPSYPFLFDSIQWDALFAITYKIYLGAQAITVIQYWLSLRFRNFVVPLGIGIGLWITGIVLMDWEHIDYYPYIYSTFLFFLDPAKEPERLQTVMISAAVAFPIVLVLGFLDINRLKERG; from the coding sequence ATGAAAACCTCATTCATTTCCAATACCCGTGCAGAGTTCCTGAAAAGCAAAAGATCCTTTGCCTACTGGCTCACATTGGGTGCAGCCATCTTCATTCCAGCCATCAACTTCCTGATCCTAACCCAAAGGCCAGACATGATGCTCCCCAAATTTCAGGCCGATGGCTGGGTCACCTTTTTCAGGTTTTGCTGGAAAAATGTGGCGGCTGTGATCCTGCCGATGTACATCATCCTGATTTCCAACCTGCTGGTGCAGATCGAATACCGGAACAATACCTGGAAACAGGTTTATACTACACCCAGAAGTTTTGCTGATATCTTCTTCTCCAAATATGTTGTGATCCAAGCACTTATTATCCTGTACATTCTTGTGTTCGATGTGTTTGTGATCCTTTCCGGTCTGGCCGTCAATCTGGCAAACCCTAGCTATCCATTCCTTTTTGATTCGATCCAATGGGACGCTCTTTTTGCCATTACCTACAAGATCTATCTGGGCGCGCAGGCCATCACAGTCATTCAATACTGGCTAAGCCTGCGGTTCCGTAATTTCGTCGTCCCGCTAGGCATAGGGATCGGCCTTTGGATCACCGGTATTGTGTTAATGGATTGGGAACACATTGACTATTACCCTTATATCTATTCCACCTTCCTGTTTTTTCTCGATCCGGCAAAGGAACCGGAGCGGCTACAAACAGTGATGATCAGTGCGGCGGTTGCGTTTCCGATTGTGCTTGTACTTGGTTTTCTGGATATTAATAGGTTGAAAGAGCGAGGGTAG
- a CDS encoding nucleotidyltransferase domain-containing protein has translation MKTTLSHLPDDKQEELETLTKIIVEKVPAEMVILFGSHARGDWVEDYQENTEYVSDYDILVITKGRKSAKDGEKWWELNKKINSNDEHTKVTIIQHSIGFVNDKIERNQYFFVDILKEGIMLFDSEKFKLSEPKNMNPEERQKKSKGAV, from the coding sequence TTGAAAACCACCCTCTCTCACCTCCCCGACGACAAGCAGGAAGAATTAGAAACACTTACCAAAATCATTGTTGAAAAAGTACCAGCCGAAATGGTCATCCTTTTCGGTAGCCATGCGCGTGGCGATTGGGTTGAGGATTATCAGGAAAACACTGAGTATGTAAGTGACTATGACATTCTCGTCATTACCAAAGGCAGGAAATCAGCCAAAGACGGCGAAAAGTGGTGGGAGCTGAACAAGAAAATAAACAGTAATGATGAACACACAAAAGTAACCATCATTCAACACAGTATTGGGTTTGTAAATGATAAGATCGAACGAAATCAATATTTTTTCGTCGATATTTTAAAAGAAGGAATAATGCTTTTTGATTCGGAAAAATTCAAATTATCTGAGCCAAAAAATATGAATCCAGAAGAAAGACAAAAAAAAAGCAAAGGAGCAGTTTGA
- a CDS encoding ABC transporter permease: MNAAAHLISSLAMERLKVKRTFMVWLAVFAPAFVVAVAFVAGYADGEKFYSPGINPWINFSEHILAGWSLFIFPIYVSLLSALYAAIEHHNRAWGYIYSLPVRKSSIYLSKLLVLTAFIALSHIVLLVFGLGAGQLMGVLKPAYGFQDFAMPAFTAQACLWMLVCGLGMTVIQLLISLWYESFIVPAGFGLFATLAGAIARSFHISHFSPYLWPFVFLNNTLEVQKWDYSILSKSFSLYVLGALLSIWALGRRNNV, from the coding sequence ATGAATGCTGCTGCACATTTGATTTCAAGCCTTGCCATGGAAAGGCTAAAAGTAAAAAGAACCTTCATGGTCTGGCTGGCCGTGTTTGCGCCCGCTTTTGTGGTGGCCGTAGCATTTGTAGCTGGCTATGCCGACGGAGAAAAGTTTTACAGCCCCGGAATTAATCCTTGGATCAATTTTTCGGAGCATATTCTGGCAGGTTGGTCGCTGTTCATTTTTCCGATTTACGTTTCCCTGCTTTCTGCGCTTTACGCGGCCATCGAACATCACAATAGGGCTTGGGGCTACATTTACAGCCTGCCTGTTCGGAAAAGCAGCATTTATCTGAGCAAGCTGCTTGTATTGACGGCTTTTATTGCCCTCAGTCACATAGTATTGCTTGTGTTTGGGTTAGGCGCCGGACAGCTGATGGGCGTGTTGAAACCTGCTTACGGTTTTCAGGATTTTGCTATGCCCGCATTCACGGCACAGGCTTGCTTGTGGATGTTGGTCTGCGGCCTTGGGATGACAGTAATCCAACTATTGATCAGTCTGTGGTACGAAAGCTTTATTGTTCCGGCCGGTTTTGGCCTTTTCGCAACACTGGCTGGCGCAATCGCAAGAAGCTTTCACATCAGTCATTTTTCTCCCTACCTGTGGCCTTTTGTTTTTCTGAATAATACGCTGGAAGTGCAGAAATGGGACTATTCTATTTTGAGCAAGAGCTTTTCGCTATATGTGCTCGGTGCCTTGCTGAGCATTTGGGCTCTGGGACGGAGAAACAATGTGTAG
- a CDS encoding ABC transporter ATP-binding protein, whose product MTYAIQTNQLSYSRRGQLIVDNLSLRVPAGSIFGFLGPNGSGKTTTIRLLLGLIQTQKPCIQIFGQQLHEHRLPILQKIGALIEAPVLYPHLSGGENMEIGRLARRVEREQTGCVLEMVGLAGEAKRRVRTYSLGMRQRLGIALALLGDPDLLILDEPTNGLDPAGIREMRRMLAELSEVHGKTIFISSHLLDEMEKLVTHVGILNHGNLLFQGPMAQLHADFTAGATLEEIFLNLTNDRI is encoded by the coding sequence ATGACCTACGCAATCCAAACCAATCAACTGAGCTACTCCCGCCGCGGGCAGTTGATCGTCGACAACCTTAGCCTGCGGGTACCTGCCGGAAGTATCTTCGGTTTTCTTGGCCCCAATGGCTCCGGCAAAACAACCACCATCCGCCTGCTGCTAGGATTGATCCAAACACAAAAGCCATGCATTCAAATATTCGGACAGCAATTGCACGAGCACCGACTGCCGATCCTGCAAAAGATCGGTGCGCTGATCGAAGCTCCGGTGCTTTATCCGCATTTGTCGGGAGGGGAAAATATGGAAATCGGAAGGCTGGCCCGGCGGGTTGAGCGTGAACAAACAGGCTGCGTACTTGAAATGGTAGGGCTTGCCGGAGAGGCGAAAAGACGTGTGAGAACTTACTCGCTGGGTATGCGGCAGCGGCTAGGTATTGCATTGGCATTACTGGGTGATCCCGACCTGTTGATTTTGGACGAACCAACCAACGGTCTCGACCCGGCCGGGATCAGGGAAATGCGACGGATGCTGGCCGAGCTGAGCGAAGTGCATGGTAAAACGATCTTTATTTCAAGTCATTTATTGGATGAAATGGAAAAGCTCGTCACGCATGTGGGCATTCTGAATCACGGGAACCTACTCTTCCAGGGGCCTATGGCTCAGCTTCATGCGGACTTTACAGCCGGAGCAACATTGGAAGAAATATTTCTGAACCTTACCAACGATCGGATATGA
- a CDS encoding sensor histidine kinase yields the protein MQNRFQQLFYKPLPYYLPALFHCMVWLVYLLFAIYINNYQGVNFLIGHPSIHIIAEMIVFYANYRYFIPTLLAKMKVPRFLLLNVATILGLVLLFIPAYHALRNWYLGPDAAPFPLPYQEQFVLRSFELLMFAGFACIARFSIDWFSFQQKTKELENTHLKTELAFLRSQLNPHFLFNTLNALYGLAIKQSAETSSGIMQLSQLMRYVLYETNEDRVNLAKEVEMIEHFLALQRLRLPLDFPLNFEVKGDVEKIFLEPLLLMPIIENVFKHGAGFASISLLATGNNITLQTSNGIGTKPMVATGGIGLANLERRLIHLYPNRYQLYFHQTDESFQTTLSLTFDLQ from the coding sequence ATGCAAAACCGGTTTCAACAGCTTTTTTACAAACCCCTGCCCTATTACCTCCCTGCGCTGTTTCATTGCATGGTTTGGTTGGTTTATCTGCTGTTTGCGATTTATATCAATAATTATCAGGGAGTTAACTTTTTAATTGGCCACCCGAGCATTCATATCATCGCGGAAATGATCGTCTTCTACGCCAATTATCGCTACTTTATTCCTACCCTGCTGGCGAAGATGAAAGTCCCCCGGTTCCTGCTGCTCAATGTTGCCACTATACTGGGCCTGGTGCTTCTCTTTATTCCCGCCTACCATGCATTGCGAAATTGGTATCTTGGCCCCGACGCCGCTCCATTTCCATTACCCTACCAGGAACAGTTTGTTTTGAGGTCATTCGAATTGTTAATGTTCGCAGGATTTGCTTGCATCGCGCGGTTTTCCATCGACTGGTTTTCCTTTCAGCAAAAAACAAAGGAGCTTGAAAATACGCATCTAAAAACCGAGCTGGCTTTCCTGCGTTCTCAGCTGAATCCACATTTCCTGTTCAATACATTGAATGCGCTTTATGGATTGGCCATCAAGCAATCCGCGGAAACTTCGTCGGGGATCATGCAGCTTTCGCAGCTGATGCGATATGTACTTTATGAAACAAATGAAGACCGGGTAAACCTCGCGAAAGAAGTGGAAATGATCGAACATTTTCTCGCATTACAAAGGCTGCGACTGCCGCTGGATTTTCCATTGAATTTTGAAGTAAAAGGAGACGTTGAGAAAATCTTCCTGGAACCATTGCTATTAATGCCCATTATCGAAAACGTATTTAAACACGGGGCCGGATTCGCTTCCATTTCACTTTTGGCGACGGGAAATAATATCACATTGCAAACCAGTAATGGAATTGGAACAAAACCAATGGTCGCAACGGGCGGGATCGGGCTGGCTAATCTGGAACGCCGCCTTATCCATTTGTATCCAAACCGCTATCAGTTG